The following proteins are encoded in a genomic region of Arachis ipaensis cultivar K30076 chromosome B02, Araip1.1, whole genome shotgun sequence:
- the LOC107625297 gene encoding splicing factor U2af large subunit B has protein sequence MNNCDDESAARTRPFSFEEIMHRRRNKELLENVKVPFKEAWNKSPRSSTNKIPDHIESMSYKHDRSPPYSRQKHVSEEIVNATSRKNIKSTIAKEDDLTGGKDSEKYIPKVKSSVGSRDIGKITKEKSGKEMAGLSKNGYEDGIKHQRDPVNKDRHAETIKSRSERKTKKNDHTGDFENINEYHFERKHDKSRNGREKSRKHLINDSDKLAEKKHQRDLDKGRHGEGKGKHDREAKRKYQNLDDKSLDRDAMVKQDLGKHHNQWIQERKQRWENVSHHEESTVKRRRSRSQEHDNKRRRRRSPSFSPRSAKHTYHDEERKELPMLSLKDSSRKKHSDVYRDRASTNGSSSHNHRHGASTSGLGGYSPRKRKSEAAAKTPSPSKHSTEKKRAGWDLTPGGADNSPQAFVSSSFQLSNHAMLSNIQSMATSVDPTVVKPLAMILNDVSIGKNAHIDPVQLTQATRPMRRLYLENVPTSVTEKAVMDSFNNLLLSSGVNHIVQAQPCISCILHKDKGQAVVEFLTAEDASSALSFDGSTLFGCSMKIRRPKDYVEVTTGEPERSDDTAFATSDVVIDSPNKIFVGGISSQVSSEMLMEIAGAFGSLKAYHFETGDNIGSHAFLEYVDHSVTIKACAGLNGMKLGGGVLTVVQAMPDALAMENGGKLPSYIIPEHAKPLLRKPTQVLKIKNVFAMESISSLPGMAVEEILEDVRLECARFGTIKSLNVVKHTGEMNSEPKSESEVKNKVDFEEALEDRMCNTNDEEPSFSERATLLESKGSSGMDSYYEKELEDKVDDNCSVGLNDDAFDDKSCLEQCESDVTAKDTGNKSIPSSNTQECAGYLDTPEDGPKSLDNMVANNTGSEAETKTVASIVDPNNSVCVVQESSPKHDEEDDIHDSVFEQGSVLVEFGRTEACCSVAHCLHGRLFDGRTVTVEYVSLNQYRARFNK, from the exons ATGAATAATTGTGATGATGAGAGTGCAGCCCGTACAAGGCCGTTTAGTTTTGAGGAGATCATGcatagaagaagaaacaaagaatTGCTTGAAAATGTGAAAGTCCCATTCAAGGAAGCATGGAATAAATCACCAAGAAGTTCTACAAACAAAATACCTGATCATATTGAATCTATGAGTTATAAACATGATAGAAGTCCACCCTATAGCAGGCAAAAACATGTTTCTGAGGAAATAGTAAATGCAACTTCTAGAAAGAACATTAAGAGCACTATTGCAAAGGAAGACGATTTAACTGGAGGGAAAGATAGCGAAAAGTATATTCCAAAAGTCAAATCAAGTGTTGGATCTCGTGACATTGGCAAGATAACTAAAGAAAAGTCTGGTAAAGAGATGGCAGGATTGAGTAAAAATGGCTATGAAGATGGGATTAAGCATCAAAGAGACCCGGTTAATAAGGATAGACATGCAGAAACAATTAAATCAAGATCTGAaaggaaaacaaagaaaaatgatcACACTGGAGATTTTGAGAATATTAATGAGTATCATTTTGAAAGAAAGCATGACAAAAGTAGAAATGGTAGGGAGAAATCAAGAAAACATTTGATTAATGATTCTGACAAATTAGCTGAAAAGAAGCATCAAAGAGATTTGGATAAGGGTAGGCATGGAGAGGGTAAAGGAAAACATGATAGAGAAGCCAAGAGAAAATACCAAAATCTAGATGATAAATCCCTTGACAGGGATGCAATGGTGAAACAAGATCTTGGCAAACATCATAACCAATGGATTCAAGAGAGGAAACAAAGATGGGAAAATGTGTCACATCATGAAGAATCAACCGTAAAGAGGAGACGATCAAGAAGTCAAGAACATGataacaaaagaagaagaagaagatcccCATCCTTTTCACCAAGGTCAGCAAAACATACCTATCATGATGAAGAACGGAAAGAGTTGCCAATGCTTTCTCTGAAAGATAGCTCTAGGAAAAAGCATTCTGATGTTTATAGAGATAGAGCATCAACTAACGGCTCAAGTAGTCATAACCATCGGCATGGTGCGTCAACAAGTGGACTTGGTGGCTATTCACCAAGGAAGAGGAAAAGTGAAGCTGCTGCTAAGACTCCGTCACCATCTAAGCATTCAACAGAGAAGAAACGGGCAGGATGGGATCTTACCCCTGGTGGGGCAGATAATTCTCCTCAAGCTTTTGTTTCTTCTAGTTTTCAGTTATCGAACCATGCCATGTTATCAAACATACAGAGCATGGCTACTTCTGTTGATCCGACTGTTGTCAAGCCTTTGGCAATGATTCTGAATGATGTATCAATAGGGAAGAATGCCCACATTGATCCTGTCCAATTGACACAAGCTACCCGACCTATGAGAAGGCTTTATCTTGAGAATGTACCAACTTCAGTCACCGAGAAAGCTGTGATGGATAGTTTCAATAACCTCTTGCTCTCTTCAGGTGTTAATCATATCGTGCAGGCCCAACCATGTATCAGCTGCATT TTGCATAAAGATAAAGGCCAAGCAGTTGTAGAGTTCCTGACGGCTGAGGATGCCTCAAGTGCTCTTTCTTTTGATGGTAGTACACTTTTCGGCTGCAGCATGAAAATTAGACGGCCCAAAGATTATGTTGAAGTTACA ACTGGTGAACCAGAGAGATCAGATGATACTGCTTTCGCAACAAGTGATGTAGTGATTGATTCACCCAACAAG ATCTTCGTAGGTGGAATTTCAAGTCAAGTTTCTTCAGAGATG CTTATGGAGATTGCTGGTGCATTTGGATCTTTGAAGGCTTACCACTTTGAGACCGGGGACAACATTGGATCACATGCCTTTCTCGAG TACGTGGATCACTCTGTTACCATCAAAGCATGTGCGGGTCTGAATGGTATGAAACTAGGAGGTGGAGTGCTAACAGTTGTTCAGGCTATGCCTGATGCGTTGGCCATG GAAAATGGCGGGAAGCTACCATCTTATATCATTCCAGAGCATGCAAAGCCACTGCTTAGAAAGCCAACACAAGTTTTAAAGATTAAAAATGTg TTTGCAATGGAGTCCATTTCATCTCTTCCGGGCATGGCAGTTGAAGAAATTTTGGAGGATGTGCGATTGGAATGTGCAAG ATTTGGGACTATTAAATCCCTTAATGTTGTCAAGCACACCGGTGAGATGAACTCCGAACCTAAATCAGAATCTGAAGTTAAAAACAAAGTGGACTTTGAAGAAGCTTTGGAAGACAGAATGTGTAATACTAATGACGAAGAACCTAGCTTTTCTGAAAGGGCGACTTTACTCGAGTCCAAAGGATCAAGTGGAATGGACTCCTATTATGAGAAAGAGCTGGAAGATAAAGTTGATGACAATTGCAGTGTTGGTTTAAATGATGATGCTTTTGATGATAAATCATGTCTAGAACAGTGTGAAAGTGATGTAACAGCTAAGGATACAGGGAATAAGAGCATACCCAGTAGTAATACTCAAGAATGTGCCGGTTACCTGGACACACCGGAAGATGGACCAAAATCACTTGATAATATGGTTGCTAACAATACTGGTTCAGAGGCCGAAACGAAGACTGTGGCTAGCATTGTTGATCCAAACAACAGTGTATGTGTGGTTCAGGAAAGCTCTCCCAAACATGATGAGGAAGATGATATTCACGACAGTGTATTTGAACAAGGTTCTGTTCTTGTTGAGTTCGGAAGGACTGAAGCATGTTGCTCAGTGGCACATTGTTTACATGGACGTCTCTTCGACGGCCGAACAGTTACAGTCGAGTATGTTTCTCTCAATCAATATAGGGCAAGGTTTAACAAATGA